A portion of the Actomonas aquatica genome contains these proteins:
- the miaB gene encoding tRNA (N6-isopentenyl adenosine(37)-C2)-methylthiotransferase MiaB encodes MNRVYIKTYGCQMNERDSEAVAAMLRGRGYRIVDAEDQCDIMLLNTCSVRDAAEQKALGKASYVSHRKKKNPDFVLGILGCMAQNRGAAILEQLPDVDLIVGTQKFHQVPDYLDNLRAAREAGVLVGSSIVDIEEEAGSQNTIREHFEPEGEQKVSAFVSIQQGCNMSCHFCIVPKTRGDERSRPMEDIVAECRQLAARGIKEITLLGQIVTSYGRRDYTHTNGISPFVQLIEKVHEIEGIERIRFTSPHPRGFKQDLVEAYGRLPKLMPYVHLPMQSGSDTILRAMNRPYSAARYKEIVDALRAVTPDMYFSTDVIVGFPGETEEDFQQTKELFRACNFDMAYIFKYSIRTGTVAEELEDQLPDEVKERRNQELLDVLRENSLRRNQSLVGSTQAVLIEGPDKTGEHFTGRTPGNRVVIVDADPRLVGEVVQVKIHRATISTLYGDLVLEGVES; translated from the coding sequence ATGAACCGCGTCTACATCAAAACCTACGGCTGCCAGATGAACGAGCGCGACAGTGAGGCTGTCGCGGCGATGCTGCGCGGCCGGGGTTATCGCATCGTGGACGCCGAGGATCAGTGCGACATCATGCTGCTCAACACCTGCAGCGTGCGTGACGCCGCCGAGCAAAAGGCCCTCGGCAAAGCGTCCTATGTCTCGCACCGGAAAAAGAAGAATCCCGACTTCGTTTTGGGCATTCTTGGCTGCATGGCCCAGAACCGCGGCGCGGCCATTCTCGAGCAGTTGCCCGATGTCGACCTCATCGTCGGCACGCAGAAGTTTCACCAGGTCCCCGATTACCTCGACAACCTGCGCGCCGCCCGCGAGGCCGGGGTGCTGGTCGGTTCGTCCATCGTCGACATTGAGGAGGAGGCCGGTTCGCAGAATACCATCCGCGAGCATTTCGAGCCGGAAGGGGAGCAGAAGGTCAGCGCCTTTGTTTCGATTCAGCAGGGCTGCAACATGTCCTGCCACTTCTGCATCGTGCCGAAAACCCGCGGCGACGAACGCTCCCGGCCGATGGAGGACATCGTGGCCGAGTGCCGTCAGCTCGCCGCCCGCGGCATCAAGGAGATCACGCTCCTCGGCCAGATCGTCACCAGCTACGGCCGCCGCGACTACACCCACACCAACGGCATTTCGCCCTTCGTGCAGCTCATCGAAAAGGTGCACGAGATCGAGGGCATTGAACGCATCCGTTTCACCTCGCCGCACCCGCGCGGTTTTAAACAGGACCTGGTCGAGGCCTATGGTCGCCTGCCCAAGCTCATGCCCTACGTGCACCTGCCGATGCAGAGCGGCAGCGACACGATCCTGCGGGCGATGAACCGCCCGTATTCGGCCGCCCGTTACAAGGAGATCGTCGACGCCCTGCGCGCCGTGACGCCCGACATGTATTTCTCGACCGACGTCATCGTCGGTTTCCCCGGCGAGACCGAGGAGGATTTCCAGCAGACCAAGGAGCTCTTCCGCGCCTGCAATTTCGACATGGCCTACATCTTCAAATACTCCATCCGCACCGGCACCGTGGCGGAAGAGTTGGAGGATCAACTGCCCGACGAAGTGAAGGAACGCCGCAACCAGGAGCTGCTCGATGTCCTGCGCGAGAACTCCCTGCGCCGCAACCAGTCGCTGGTCGGCAGCACACAGGCGGTCCTGATCGAGGGGCCGGACAAAACCGGCGAACACTTCACCGGGCGCACCCCGGGCAACCGCGTGGTCATCGTCGATGCCGACCCACGCTTGGTGGGCGAGGTGGTGCAGGTCAAAATCCACCGCGCCACCATCAGCACCCTTTACGGCGATCTGGTGCTGGAGGGAGTGGAAAGCTGA